Proteins from a genomic interval of Syngnathus typhle isolate RoL2023-S1 ecotype Sweden linkage group LG15, RoL_Styp_1.0, whole genome shotgun sequence:
- the mogat3b gene encoding 2-acylglycerol O-acyltransferase 3b isoform X1 produces MTTKVVTSPQVAGMSTPKSQTKDFIEDLSVLQWVLTFLFLGVSSIILLVALMFTSLWLFPTLYFIWLVIDWQTPEKGGRRNPSVRRWKVWEHYRNYFPIKLVKTAELNPKKNYILGCHPHGVMSMGAFACFNIECCGFTDAFPGMYVSLAVLAGLFRIPLLRDYLMAAGLCPVSKPSLGYLLSKSGTGNAVVIVIGGAAESLASHPGVQTVLVKQRKGFVRLALEYGADLVPVYSFGETELYQQVTFPEGSLGRRSQDLFKKIMGFGPCLFIGERWALLPSRTPITTVVGSPIHVPQRIKPTEEEVDHYHKLYMDGLSNLFHEHKVSCGLSESHKLCII; encoded by the exons ATGACGACAAAAGTAGTGACCAG CCCACAGGTTGCCGGCATGTCGACGCCAAAATCTCAAACTAAGGACTTTATAGAGGACTTGAGTGTTCTGCAATGGGTACTGACCTTTCTCTTCTTAG GGGTTTCTTCCATCATCTTGTTGGTGGCTCTGATGTTTACATCATTGTGGCTCTTTCCCACTCTGTACTTCATATGGCTCGTGATTGACTGGCAGACGCCAGAGAAAG GAGGCAGAAGAAACCCATCTGTGAGGAGGTGGAAGGTTTGGGAACACTACAGAAACTATTTTCCAATCAAG CTAGTGAAGACGGCTGAGCTGAATCCAAAGAAAAACTACATCCTCGGCTGTCATCCGCATGGTGTCATGAGCATGGGAGCGTTTGCCTGCTTCAACATAGAATGCTGCGGCTTCACCGATGCTTTTCCTGGAATGTACGTCTCCCTGGCCGTATTGGCCGGACTCTTCCGGATCCCTCTCTTGAGGGACTACCTCATGGCGGCGG GCCTGTGTCCAGTCAGCAAGCCAAGCCTTGGCTACCTTCTGTCCAAGAGTGGCACAGGAAATGCTGTGGTGATTGTGATAGGGGGCGCTGCTGAGTCCCTGGCCTCCCATCCTGGAGTGCAAACAGTTCTTGTGAAGCAGAGGAAAGGCTTTGTCAGGCTCGCACTTGAGTATGG GGCTGACTTGGTGCCTGTTTACTCCTTCGGGGAAACAGAGCTCTACCAGCAGGTTACCTTCCCAGAGGGCTCATTGGGTCGAAGGTCACAGGACCTGTTCAAAAAGATCATGGGCTTCGGCCCTTGTTTGTTCATCGGTGAGCGCTGGGCATTGCTGCCCTCCAGGACTCCCATCACTACAGTGG TGGGAAGTCCCATCCATGTGCCCCAGCGCATCAAGCCAACCGAGGAGGAGGTCGATCATTATCATAAACTGTACATGGATGGCCTGTCAAATTTATTCCATGAGCACAAGGTCAGCTGTGGACTATCAGAGAGTCACAAGCTTTGTATAATTTAG
- the mogat3b gene encoding 2-acylglycerol O-acyltransferase 3b isoform X2, with the protein MSTPKSQTKDFIEDLSVLQWVLTFLFLGVSSIILLVALMFTSLWLFPTLYFIWLVIDWQTPEKGGRRNPSVRRWKVWEHYRNYFPIKLVKTAELNPKKNYILGCHPHGVMSMGAFACFNIECCGFTDAFPGMYVSLAVLAGLFRIPLLRDYLMAAGLCPVSKPSLGYLLSKSGTGNAVVIVIGGAAESLASHPGVQTVLVKQRKGFVRLALEYGADLVPVYSFGETELYQQVTFPEGSLGRRSQDLFKKIMGFGPCLFIGERWALLPSRTPITTVVGSPIHVPQRIKPTEEEVDHYHKLYMDGLSNLFHEHKVSCGLSESHKLCII; encoded by the exons ATGTCGACGCCAAAATCTCAAACTAAGGACTTTATAGAGGACTTGAGTGTTCTGCAATGGGTACTGACCTTTCTCTTCTTAG GGGTTTCTTCCATCATCTTGTTGGTGGCTCTGATGTTTACATCATTGTGGCTCTTTCCCACTCTGTACTTCATATGGCTCGTGATTGACTGGCAGACGCCAGAGAAAG GAGGCAGAAGAAACCCATCTGTGAGGAGGTGGAAGGTTTGGGAACACTACAGAAACTATTTTCCAATCAAG CTAGTGAAGACGGCTGAGCTGAATCCAAAGAAAAACTACATCCTCGGCTGTCATCCGCATGGTGTCATGAGCATGGGAGCGTTTGCCTGCTTCAACATAGAATGCTGCGGCTTCACCGATGCTTTTCCTGGAATGTACGTCTCCCTGGCCGTATTGGCCGGACTCTTCCGGATCCCTCTCTTGAGGGACTACCTCATGGCGGCGG GCCTGTGTCCAGTCAGCAAGCCAAGCCTTGGCTACCTTCTGTCCAAGAGTGGCACAGGAAATGCTGTGGTGATTGTGATAGGGGGCGCTGCTGAGTCCCTGGCCTCCCATCCTGGAGTGCAAACAGTTCTTGTGAAGCAGAGGAAAGGCTTTGTCAGGCTCGCACTTGAGTATGG GGCTGACTTGGTGCCTGTTTACTCCTTCGGGGAAACAGAGCTCTACCAGCAGGTTACCTTCCCAGAGGGCTCATTGGGTCGAAGGTCACAGGACCTGTTCAAAAAGATCATGGGCTTCGGCCCTTGTTTGTTCATCGGTGAGCGCTGGGCATTGCTGCCCTCCAGGACTCCCATCACTACAGTGG TGGGAAGTCCCATCCATGTGCCCCAGCGCATCAAGCCAACCGAGGAGGAGGTCGATCATTATCATAAACTGTACATGGATGGCCTGTCAAATTTATTCCATGAGCACAAGGTCAGCTGTGGACTATCAGAGAGTCACAAGCTTTGTATAATTTAG